One stretch of Tribolium castaneum strain GA2 chromosome 5, icTriCast1.1, whole genome shotgun sequence DNA includes these proteins:
- the LOC103314837 gene encoding zinc finger protein 530 gives MSTGMKMCFTCRKVECGQFINVRDYDTDKIFFLEKLKTCITNLVETDNMEMCPICVKLLRISYKFHMQVLTSQDILKRESFKDESDRIFNTSDDFEVKDDPDTFLSTSDDFVKSDCDSDNSANKKPKRRATKKTFLCDHCASEYPTKWQLRKHLARVHDDFRKFVCNYCGKEFKQSYHLKEHITSHTGEKNYSCPICEKTFQRLSSQRRHVKSHDAPPGHKTKRTPFLCTICGKSFPFSNGVQRHMRIHLGIKNFECSFCNRRFTQSTHLHVHMRTHTGEKPYICDTCGEKFSLKSCLLKHISTRHCKADNLANEMPIFFLTKEGFEQS, from the exons atgagCACTGGGATGAAAATGTGTTTCACGTGTCGTAAAGTCGAATGCGGGCAATTTATCAATGTGCGAGATTATGAtaccgataaaattttcttcttggaaaaattgaaaacttgcATAACAAACTTG GTTGAGACTGATAACATGGAGATGTGCCCCATTTGTGTAAAATTGCTTCGGATTAGTTACAAATTTCATATGCAAGTCCTAACATCTCAAGATATATTGAAAAGGGAGTCATTTAAAGACGAATCTGATAGAATTTTCAATACAAGTGACGATTTTGAAGTTAAAGACGATCCTGATACATTTTTGAGTACAAGTGACGATTTCGTGAAATCGGATTGTGACAGTGATAACAGTGCAAATAAAAAACCCAAAAGACGTGccactaaaaaaacatttctttgcGATCATTGCGCGTCTGAATACCCCACGAAATGGCAATTGCGCAAACACTTGGCGCGAGTTCATGACGATTTTCGCAAATTTGTGTGCAACTATTGCGGCAAAGAATTCAAACAGTCGTACCACCTTAAAGAGCACATTACGTCCCACACGGGTGAGAAAAACTACTCGTGCCCCATTTGTGAGAAAACGTTTCAAAGACTGTCGTCGCAAAGGCGCCACGTTAAGTCGCACGACGCGCCCCCAGGTCATAAAACGAAACGGACGCCGTTTTTGTGCACGATTTGCGGGAAGAGTTTTCCGTTTTCGAATGGTGTGCAGAGGCATATGCGGATCCACCTCGGAATTAAAAACTTTGAGTGTTCGTTTTGTAATCGGCGATTTACGCAGTCGACGCATTTGCACGTGCATATGAGGACGCACACGGGCGAAAAACCGTACATTTGTGACACGTGTGGTGAGAAGTTTTCGCTTAAGTCGTGTTTGCTTAAGCACATAAGTACGAGGCATTGTAAGGCCGACAATTTGGCCAATGAAATGccgatattttttttgacgaagGAAGGATTTGAACAGAGTTAA